A single genomic interval of Aneurinibacillus migulanus harbors:
- the dnaX gene encoding DNA polymerase III subunit gamma/tau, which translates to MAYRALYRIWRPQTFNDIVGQEHVTRTLQNALKEQRFSHAYLFNGPRGTGKTSAAKVMAKAVNCERGPAEEPCNECAACRGITEGSVVDVMEIDAASNRRIEEIRDIRDKVKYAPTQVRYKVYIVDEVHMLTPEAFNALLKTLEEPPAHVIFILATTDPHKLPATIISRCQRFDFRRIGSAQIVERMKQAMIAENIEISDQALTFIARMAEGGMRDALSLLDQALSFGGEQIELEDVMAITGSASQTMLASTARYIMEEEAAEALNVVQQLVQNGKSPEQFLDDLLFYFRDLLLYKTAPRLEEIQDRMMLDERFQELGDAFDTSRLFFIIEKLNQAKNDMKRASQTRIMLELILIQLCQIGEQKPHVAAQTEATSVGEMSSEEVEQLKQRINMLEKQIKQLEHGNVGGQETAVSSPRREPRRSGLQQTVKIPTGRIREVASASIEPQLKRLRSIWPDILQQVKSKSVRLHAWLLDGRPAALSQDGLVICFKSVIHCETTARELNKQLIEEVVKGFINRPVELFTLMENQWEEISASVGVSNQEQGAETKQEEAQSEPVVDEAVKLFGEELVDIKD; encoded by the coding sequence ATGGCTTATCGAGCATTGTATCGAATTTGGCGCCCACAGACATTTAATGATATCGTGGGCCAAGAACATGTAACAAGGACATTACAGAATGCGCTTAAAGAACAGCGGTTCTCCCATGCATATCTGTTTAATGGACCGAGGGGAACCGGAAAGACCAGCGCTGCAAAAGTTATGGCGAAAGCAGTAAACTGCGAACGAGGGCCCGCAGAGGAGCCTTGCAATGAATGCGCTGCTTGCCGGGGAATTACAGAAGGCTCAGTTGTGGATGTAATGGAGATTGATGCTGCCTCTAATCGACGGATTGAAGAAATTCGCGATATAAGGGATAAAGTGAAATATGCTCCTACTCAGGTTCGATATAAGGTATATATCGTAGACGAGGTGCACATGCTGACACCGGAAGCGTTCAATGCATTGTTGAAGACATTGGAAGAACCGCCGGCGCATGTGATTTTTATTCTGGCGACAACCGATCCTCATAAGCTCCCGGCTACTATTATTTCACGCTGTCAACGGTTCGATTTTCGTCGAATTGGAAGCGCGCAAATTGTAGAGCGAATGAAGCAGGCGATGATTGCCGAAAATATTGAAATATCAGATCAGGCGCTAACGTTTATTGCCCGTATGGCAGAAGGTGGTATGCGCGACGCTTTAAGTCTTCTCGATCAGGCGCTATCTTTTGGAGGAGAGCAGATTGAGCTTGAAGATGTAATGGCTATTACTGGTTCTGCTTCACAAACAATGCTTGCTTCGACAGCACGTTATATTATGGAAGAAGAAGCAGCGGAAGCTCTTAACGTAGTGCAGCAATTGGTGCAGAATGGGAAGAGTCCGGAGCAGTTTCTGGATGACTTGCTTTTTTATTTCCGTGATTTATTGCTGTATAAGACTGCTCCTCGGTTGGAAGAAATTCAAGATCGCATGATGCTGGATGAGCGATTCCAAGAACTGGGCGATGCATTTGATACCTCTCGTTTGTTTTTTATCATTGAGAAGCTGAATCAGGCCAAAAATGATATGAAGCGAGCTAGCCAGACACGGATTATGTTGGAGCTTATCCTCATTCAACTTTGTCAGATTGGCGAACAGAAGCCCCATGTTGCCGCTCAGACCGAGGCGACATCTGTTGGGGAAATGAGTTCCGAAGAGGTAGAACAGCTAAAGCAGCGTATCAATATGTTGGAGAAGCAGATTAAGCAGCTGGAGCATGGAAACGTAGGTGGACAGGAGACGGCCGTTTCGAGCCCGCGCAGAGAACCACGGCGTTCCGGCCTACAGCAGACTGTTAAGATTCCAACCGGAAGGATTCGAGAAGTAGCTTCGGCTTCAATTGAACCACAGCTGAAGCGATTGCGTTCCATCTGGCCGGATATTCTACAGCAAGTGAAGTCGAAGAGTGTGCGTCTACATGCATGGCTTCTGGATGGACGGCCTGCAGCATTGTCCCAGGATGGCTTGGTCATATGTTTTAAGAGCGTTATTCACTGTGAAACGACGGCCCGTGAATTAAATAAGCAGTTAATTGAAGAAGTGGTAAAAGGATTTATCAACCGGCCTGTTGAATTGTTTACGCTGATGGAAAATCAATGGGAAGAGATTAGCGCCTCTGTAGGCGTGTCTAATCAAGAACAGGGTGCAGAAACAAAGCAAGAGGAAGCGCA
- a CDS encoding PAS domain-containing sensor histidine kinase — MSGHSFQLEINMDQMKHQLHKFPFAAVFLDKEGRVVEANSILLQATGHTYEGIKEKTFHDLFVVKEGFTFWLNHCNGESDRMPRGLLKLHSGETCMCDLIICSDNDQEIARHCFLLPTIQEAPAQSLWTSFYTHVVKNINLGIIIVDEHAQIAEISETACKILGVEKQYVINRVIDDAIPGMKENQGFISSAVLKGVSVSDKAYSWFNGNQRIELIVDSDVLRDTNGQIKGGYYIFKDVTNMHSLADKIERSDRLAMIGQIAAGTAHEIRNPLTSINGFLQMMRKSLAEVGMEKEKGYTDIMLVEIKRINDLVSEFLLLSKQKEIQYKLVDIEQVCMEILPIVENEALLRGVEVVMEKRSSLPMVMGDSELLKQVFLNITKNGIEAMGGRGTLTVRIFHTGSHVEITISDTGQGIPPYLADKIFEPFFTTKEEGTGLGLPVCQKIIHDMGGNIRVSSKGYGTTFHILLPSC, encoded by the coding sequence ATGTCCGGACATTCGTTTCAATTAGAAATTAATATGGACCAGATGAAACATCAATTGCATAAGTTCCCTTTTGCTGCCGTTTTTTTGGATAAAGAGGGAAGAGTTGTGGAAGCCAATTCGATATTGCTTCAGGCTACCGGCCATACATACGAAGGAATTAAGGAGAAAACTTTTCATGATCTATTTGTGGTAAAGGAAGGTTTTACCTTTTGGCTGAATCACTGCAATGGCGAATCAGACCGCATGCCACGCGGGCTTTTAAAGCTGCACTCTGGAGAGACTTGCATGTGTGATTTGATTATCTGCAGTGATAATGACCAGGAAATAGCACGTCATTGTTTTTTGCTGCCTACAATTCAAGAAGCTCCCGCACAATCCTTATGGACAAGCTTTTATACGCACGTTGTTAAAAATATTAATCTGGGAATTATTATAGTGGATGAACATGCCCAGATTGCTGAAATTAGCGAGACAGCTTGCAAAATATTGGGCGTAGAGAAGCAGTATGTCATCAACCGGGTGATTGATGATGCAATTCCCGGAATGAAGGAAAATCAGGGCTTTATTTCTTCTGCAGTATTAAAAGGAGTTTCGGTGTCCGATAAGGCATATTCCTGGTTTAATGGAAATCAACGGATCGAATTAATTGTGGACTCAGACGTACTGCGGGATACGAACGGACAAATTAAAGGGGGATACTACATATTTAAGGATGTCACTAATATGCATTCCTTGGCTGATAAAATCGAGCGGAGTGACAGACTAGCCATGATTGGACAGATTGCAGCTGGTACAGCCCATGAAATCCGCAACCCGCTTACATCTATTAATGGGTTTCTGCAAATGATGCGCAAATCGCTGGCTGAAGTCGGAATGGAGAAAGAAAAAGGGTACACCGATATTATGCTTGTTGAGATTAAACGCATCAACGATCTTGTAAGTGAATTTTTGTTGTTAAGTAAGCAAAAGGAGATTCAATACAAGCTTGTAGATATTGAACAGGTATGCATGGAGATTTTGCCAATTGTAGAGAACGAGGCGTTGCTTCGTGGCGTGGAAGTAGTAATGGAGAAAAGAAGTTCATTGCCCATGGTTATGGGGGATAGTGAGCTGTTGAAGCAAGTATTTTTAAATATTACGAAGAATGGCATTGAAGCTATGGGAGGTAGAGGTACATTAACAGTGCGGATTTTCCACACTGGAAGTCATGTCGAAATTACGATTAGCGACACAGGACAGGGCATTCCTCCATATTTGGCGGATAAAATTTTCGAGCCGTTTTTTACGACAAAAGAAGAGGGTACGGGACTCGGTCTGCCCGTATGCCAAAAAATCATTCATGATATGGGTGGCAATATCCGTGTATCGAGCAAAGGATACGGAACGACTTTCCATATCCTTCTCCCCTCCTGCTAA
- a CDS encoding DUF2512 family protein, producing MMALREPLESIDTIAIKVVAVTGILAFILGLIYKEEIPDILMISFLLCVISYYMGDLVILPLTNNLVATAFDFVIAFLVIWLTGLGLFNSDTPTVFVSLVAAAGIAVGECLLHILMQSVLHERSAG from the coding sequence ATGATGGCATTGAGGGAACCGCTTGAAAGTATAGACACCATAGCAATAAAAGTTGTGGCGGTCACTGGAATTTTAGCATTTATTTTAGGTCTGATTTATAAGGAAGAGATACCAGATATATTGATGATTAGCTTCCTTCTCTGCGTAATAAGCTATTACATGGGGGATCTAGTTATTTTACCACTTACCAATAATTTGGTAGCCACAGCTTTTGATTTTGTAATTGCATTTTTGGTTATTTGGTTAACAGGGCTTGGCCTGTTTAATTCAGATACACCCACAGTATTTGTTTCTCTCGTTGCTGCCGCAGGCATTGCTGTAGGGGAATGTCTTTTACATATTCTGATGCAGAGCGTATTGCATGAACGAAGTGCCGGATAG
- a CDS encoding DUF1090 family protein gives MPNQQSQQGMNTAPQSQSVNAQASQQAQATVIQAQNAVSQAQSALTQAQAAANPQAIQQAQQQLQQAQQQLSQAQATASVNTTDQAQG, from the coding sequence ATGCCTAACCAACAATCTCAACAAGGAATGAATACAGCACCACAATCCCAAAGCGTAAACGCACAAGCAAGTCAGCAGGCACAAGCTACGGTTATACAGGCGCAAAATGCCGTCTCTCAGGCTCAGAGCGCATTAACGCAGGCGCAAGCTGCTGCAAATCCACAAGCCATTCAACAAGCTCAACAACAGCTTCAGCAAGCTCAACAACAATTATCTCAGGCGCAAGCTACGGCCTCGGTAAATACAACGGATCAGGCACAAGGATAA
- a CDS encoding TetR/AcrR family transcriptional regulator — protein sequence MRAKTRELIFQGALKAFAEKGFNETTMEQIAEICGVAKGTLYYNFKTKEDLYIFVMESGVQNFTALIQDYMDVVSPDDFRQRTIRLIEAHLDFFQNEQDFCRLLLSRGWGTQERHHTIRHVLQKYFVLLEQELQAAKNNQKLHSGIDVAVTASSLFGMIGFTAMRAIIHEEALDNSSLRYSLQNLVLHMLGIYEEE from the coding sequence ATGCGCGCAAAAACGAGAGAACTGATTTTTCAAGGTGCTCTAAAAGCCTTTGCCGAAAAAGGCTTTAACGAAACAACAATGGAGCAAATCGCTGAAATCTGCGGAGTCGCAAAAGGCACGCTCTACTACAACTTCAAGACAAAAGAAGACTTATACATATTCGTAATGGAATCCGGGGTACAGAATTTCACTGCCCTAATTCAGGATTACATGGACGTAGTGAGCCCTGATGATTTCCGCCAGCGCACTATTCGTCTGATTGAAGCACATCTTGATTTCTTCCAGAACGAACAGGACTTCTGTCGTCTGTTACTCAGCCGCGGCTGGGGAACACAGGAGCGACACCATACGATTCGCCATGTTTTACAAAAATACTTCGTCCTTCTGGAACAAGAGTTACAGGCTGCGAAAAATAACCAAAAGCTTCATTCCGGTATAGATGTGGCAGTTACCGCCAGCAGCCTGTTCGGCATGATTGGATTTACCGCCATGCGAGCCATCATTCATGAAGAGGCACTCGATAATTCCAGTCTACGCTATAGTCTGCAGAATCTGGTTCTGCATATGCTAGGAATCTATGAAGAAGAGTAA
- a CDS encoding HlyD family secretion protein, producing MRGLRITMFTAMTLLIGGGAYALSSYGESGRIKAASTSQPTAYVEATNMNASFKMGGRINEIYVKEGDHVKKGQLLARLESKELQDKASQAQAALEAANAGVSQAQASVSAAEAKKLQGSNAVNVTADTVERQVEQARAAVKAAQARVDALKNGARKEEREQAKIKADAAKEAYRLAEDNYTRMKTLLTQGAVSQAKVEEAELSYQKAKAEYEAAQKQYEMIENGPRKEEIQAAEAQLEQAKAAVALAEAGKGEVTLRQDDVRAAEAGISQASSSVSSAKANVSKAQAALNEAKTYINYTELRAPADGIITSQSAQLGELVGAGFPVFTLEATKDRWAKFYFPETELGSLKVGDEVHMKLISTGKTVKGKITVLQPAADFAIQKPSQHTGDTDVRSFGVKVTLTDLPDTAATGMTLQWQGMGAK from the coding sequence ATGAGGGGACTTCGTATCACTATGTTTACCGCCATGACTCTGCTTATTGGCGGCGGCGCATATGCGCTATCTTCATATGGGGAAAGCGGCCGTATTAAAGCGGCTTCTACCAGTCAACCTACCGCCTACGTAGAAGCAACGAACATGAACGCAAGCTTCAAAATGGGGGGCCGAATTAATGAAATCTATGTTAAAGAAGGCGACCACGTAAAGAAAGGCCAATTGCTTGCTCGCCTGGAGAGCAAAGAGTTACAGGACAAAGCATCTCAGGCACAAGCTGCACTAGAAGCAGCCAACGCCGGTGTCTCACAAGCTCAGGCATCCGTATCCGCAGCGGAAGCGAAGAAATTACAGGGCAGCAATGCAGTAAACGTAACCGCTGATACAGTAGAACGACAGGTCGAACAAGCGCGCGCCGCCGTTAAAGCCGCACAGGCACGTGTAGACGCACTGAAAAACGGCGCCCGTAAAGAAGAACGCGAACAAGCGAAAATTAAAGCAGACGCCGCTAAAGAAGCGTATCGTTTGGCGGAAGATAACTATACTCGCATGAAGACCTTGCTTACACAAGGAGCCGTATCACAGGCCAAGGTCGAGGAAGCGGAATTGAGCTATCAGAAAGCAAAAGCGGAATACGAAGCTGCACAAAAGCAATATGAGATGATAGAGAATGGACCGCGCAAAGAAGAAATTCAAGCCGCTGAAGCTCAGCTAGAACAAGCCAAAGCCGCAGTAGCACTTGCCGAAGCAGGCAAAGGAGAAGTCACGTTGCGCCAGGATGACGTACGAGCAGCCGAAGCAGGCATCTCCCAGGCTTCCTCCTCTGTATCCTCGGCGAAGGCCAACGTCTCTAAGGCTCAGGCTGCACTAAATGAAGCGAAAACGTACATCAACTATACTGAACTTCGCGCTCCGGCGGACGGCATTATTACTTCCCAGTCTGCACAGTTGGGTGAACTGGTCGGCGCAGGCTTCCCGGTATTTACACTGGAAGCAACGAAAGATCGCTGGGCCAAATTCTATTTCCCAGAGACAGAGCTGGGTTCTTTGAAAGTCGGGGATGAGGTCCACATGAAGCTTATCTCTACCGGTAAAACCGTAAAAGGAAAAATTACGGTTCTCCAGCCAGCCGCTGACTTTGCCATTCAAAAGCCAAGCCAACATACGGGTGATACGGATGTGCGCTCTTTCGGCGTGAAGGTGACGCTAACTGACTTGCCTGACACGGCAGCGACCGGCATGACGCTGCAATGGCAAGGTATGGGGGCGAAATAA
- a CDS encoding ABC transporter permease encodes MSAPLKVGNIIREEWLNILRDRRLFAILFLVPLLYTALFGYLYSNQRLVAIPTVVFDGDNSQLSRQIIQAFDQTETFRITSHTLSESEVERTIENGKARVGIIIPNDFSTRLKHGENVPVLTFVDGSNMLFSNSATRAANQVITTFSYGASSIKLKQQGLRDEQITATFSQIPFRSRVLYNPMFNYNDFLVYGLIGAILQQVLLLGVALTVTRDKEQGTWNRFAVWRGLPWRIAYAKTAPYFLIGVVNNLSVFVLSLYVFHLPFRGLFLPAMALGVSFVFALLGIGYLASLFSGNQVGSTQTTMLIAVPSFLLSGFTWPFEAMPYALNVAGHLLPLTYFLDGVREIFIKGHGFEMVWQDCVAMGLMGAVTYFIAFLLTPLFIKADKKSEADTTPSLSV; translated from the coding sequence ATGTCAGCTCCGCTCAAAGTGGGAAACATCATCCGCGAGGAGTGGTTAAACATTCTTCGTGACCGACGCCTTTTCGCTATTCTTTTTCTCGTTCCGTTGCTCTATACAGCGCTGTTCGGCTATCTATATTCCAATCAGCGTCTGGTAGCGATTCCGACCGTTGTGTTTGATGGCGACAATAGTCAGCTTAGTCGACAAATCATTCAGGCGTTCGATCAGACGGAAACGTTCCGTATTACGAGCCATACTCTCTCGGAAAGTGAAGTGGAACGGACAATCGAGAACGGGAAAGCGCGCGTCGGCATTATCATTCCGAACGACTTCTCTACCCGTTTAAAACACGGAGAAAACGTACCGGTGCTGACTTTTGTGGATGGAAGCAATATGCTGTTCTCCAACTCGGCGACACGTGCTGCCAACCAGGTCATCACTACCTTCAGCTATGGGGCTTCCTCTATAAAGCTGAAACAGCAAGGATTAAGGGACGAACAAATCACGGCAACATTTTCTCAGATACCGTTCCGCTCTCGCGTATTATACAATCCGATGTTTAACTATAACGACTTTCTCGTATACGGCTTAATTGGCGCAATTCTGCAACAGGTGCTTCTGCTCGGTGTAGCGTTAACGGTGACACGTGACAAGGAACAAGGTACTTGGAATCGGTTTGCGGTCTGGCGCGGTCTTCCCTGGCGTATCGCTTATGCGAAAACAGCTCCTTATTTCTTGATAGGTGTGGTTAACAATCTAAGCGTATTCGTACTGTCGCTATATGTATTTCACCTGCCGTTCCGCGGCTTGTTCCTACCAGCGATGGCGCTCGGCGTAAGCTTCGTATTTGCTCTGCTCGGCATCGGATACCTGGCAAGTCTGTTCTCCGGCAATCAGGTAGGTTCTACTCAAACTACAATGCTCATCGCCGTCCCATCCTTTCTATTATCGGGCTTTACATGGCCGTTTGAGGCGATGCCCTATGCGCTCAATGTAGCCGGCCACCTGCTACCGCTCACATATTTTCTGGACGGGGTACGCGAAATTTTCATTAAAGGGCATGGGTTTGAGATGGTTTGGCAGGATTGCGTAGCTATGGGCTTAATGGGGGCAGTCACGTATTTCATTGCATTTCTGCTCACTCCATTATTCATCAAGGCAGACAAAAAATCTGAAGCAGATACAACCCCTTCCCTTTCTGTTTAA
- the tadA gene encoding tRNA adenosine(34) deaminase TadA, which yields MVKNMNDEYYMGLAIAEARKAEALGEVPIGAVIVKDGQVVGRGYNLRETAKDPLAHAELIAIKEASETMGGWRLIGATLYVTLEPCPMCAGAIVQARVPRIVYGAMDPKAGCAGSLMNLLQEERFNHQVEMIQGVREEECSELLKNFFRSLRERRKKKVTE from the coding sequence ATGGTGAAAAATATGAACGATGAGTATTATATGGGGCTTGCGATTGCAGAGGCCCGAAAGGCGGAGGCGTTAGGGGAAGTGCCCATCGGTGCGGTCATTGTAAAAGATGGACAGGTAGTAGGCCGAGGATACAATCTGCGGGAGACAGCGAAGGACCCGCTGGCCCATGCGGAGCTTATCGCTATAAAGGAAGCGAGCGAGACGATGGGAGGATGGCGCCTTATCGGAGCTACGCTATATGTCACGCTTGAGCCATGTCCAATGTGCGCAGGTGCGATTGTTCAGGCACGAGTACCCAGGATCGTATATGGGGCGATGGATCCGAAGGCTGGTTGTGCGGGAAGTTTGATGAATTTGCTACAGGAAGAGCGGTTTAATCATCAGGTGGAGATGATACAGGGCGTGCGTGAAGAAGAATGCAGTGAACTACTCAAAAACTTCTTCCGTTCGTTGCGAGAACGGCGAAAAAAGAAAGTGACTGAGTAA
- a CDS encoding cyclase family protein, which produces MYELYDISMPIHSGMVTYKNKSEKQPAIRVVQNFTQASAYESRIDMDMHTGTHVDSPLHMLPDGGTMETIPIQRLVGSCRVLDVTAVEDKITKGDLERFAPQKDEFLLLKTRNSLTDDFGSGFVFLAADGAEYLAAAGVRGVGIDAPGIERDQSGHPTHKALFEASSIIVEGLRLGDVPEGAYFMVIAPIKVLETEAAPARALLFSGLKTE; this is translated from the coding sequence ATGTATGAATTATATGATATATCGATGCCCATTCATTCTGGCATGGTAACCTACAAAAACAAGTCAGAAAAGCAGCCTGCTATCCGTGTGGTGCAGAATTTTACTCAGGCTTCTGCATATGAATCACGGATTGATATGGACATGCATACAGGAACGCACGTCGATTCTCCACTACACATGCTGCCCGACGGTGGAACGATGGAGACCATCCCGATTCAACGGCTCGTTGGGTCTTGTCGGGTGCTTGATGTCACAGCTGTCGAAGATAAAATTACGAAGGGTGATCTGGAAAGATTCGCGCCCCAGAAAGACGAATTCCTTCTCCTGAAAACGCGAAATTCCTTAACGGATGATTTCGGTTCCGGATTTGTATTTCTGGCTGCGGATGGAGCAGAGTATTTAGCGGCAGCCGGCGTACGTGGTGTAGGCATCGATGCACCGGGCATCGAGCGTGATCAATCCGGACATCCGACCCACAAAGCGTTATTTGAGGCAAGTAGTATCATTGTAGAAGGGCTTCGTCTGGGTGATGTACCTGAAGGTGCGTACTTTATGGTCATCGCCCCCATTAAAGTACTAGAAACGGAAGCCGCCCCAGCCCGTGCGCTATTATTTTCCGGCCTGAAAACAGAGTAG
- the zwf gene encoding glucose-6-phosphate dehydrogenase: MSTQHDSIQPFVFLIFGATGDLAKRKLFPALYNLYLDGHLNNEFAVIGIGRTEMEVSRFRMFVREAVSEFGRLPLQEGVEWERFAARFDYIAFDIMEADAYASLLAVVEERERKMQLTGNRMFYLAIAPQLFGTVSNHLKRSGLTNTTGWKRLVVEKPFGHDHASAEMLNEEIKRSFAEEEIYRIDHYLGKEMVQNIQVIRFANSMFEPLWNNRHIDNIQITASETVGVEDRASYYDRAGALLDMVQNHMLQMVMMVCMEPPSRLNTEAIRDEKVKVMRALRRYNEEEVDRHVVRGQYTEGKGRQGMVCAYREESNVNPASTTETFVAARLFIDNFRWADVPIYIRTGKRMPEKVTEIVIQFKALPKRLYFNKNDDLTPNLLIFRINPKEGITLLLNAKKQGADSQIVPVGMEYCNNCGDAPPEAYESLLHDAMLGDSTFFTRWDEVSLAWKFIDPIRRAWDKNPRSPEEYAAGTWGPAESYKMIINDGKRWWTGESTEERKTIKAVEQQKYRKGES; this comes from the coding sequence TTGTCTACCCAACACGATTCTATCCAGCCTTTTGTTTTCCTTATTTTCGGTGCGACGGGAGATTTGGCCAAGCGCAAGCTGTTTCCCGCTCTCTACAATTTGTACCTGGACGGTCATTTGAACAACGAGTTTGCCGTTATCGGGATCGGAAGAACGGAGATGGAAGTCTCTCGATTTCGCATGTTTGTCAGAGAAGCGGTTTCTGAGTTTGGGCGTTTACCTTTGCAAGAAGGAGTAGAGTGGGAGCGATTTGCTGCACGGTTTGATTACATAGCGTTTGACATTATGGAAGCGGACGCATACGCTTCCTTGTTAGCTGTGGTGGAAGAAAGAGAGAGGAAGATGCAGCTTACGGGCAACCGGATGTTTTATCTGGCAATTGCGCCTCAGCTATTCGGAACTGTATCGAACCATCTGAAGCGTAGTGGACTTACGAATACAACAGGATGGAAGCGGTTAGTTGTCGAGAAGCCATTCGGTCATGACCATGCTTCAGCAGAAATGCTGAACGAAGAGATTAAGCGTTCATTTGCGGAAGAGGAAATCTACCGTATCGATCATTATTTAGGTAAGGAAATGGTACAAAATATACAGGTTATCCGATTTGCTAACTCTATGTTCGAACCGCTTTGGAATAATCGACATATCGACAATATTCAGATTACCGCCAGCGAGACGGTAGGGGTCGAAGACCGTGCTTCTTACTATGACCGCGCGGGTGCCCTGCTTGATATGGTGCAGAATCATATGCTACAGATGGTCATGATGGTATGTATGGAGCCGCCGAGCAGGTTAAATACTGAAGCGATCCGCGACGAAAAAGTGAAAGTTATGCGCGCGCTTCGTCGCTACAACGAAGAAGAAGTGGACAGGCATGTCGTACGCGGGCAGTATACGGAGGGAAAAGGCCGGCAAGGCATGGTTTGCGCATATCGAGAAGAGTCAAACGTTAATCCGGCGTCCACAACGGAGACATTCGTGGCGGCTAGATTGTTCATCGATAATTTTCGCTGGGCAGACGTACCTATCTACATTCGTACCGGCAAACGAATGCCGGAGAAAGTGACGGAAATCGTTATTCAGTTTAAGGCGTTGCCAAAACGCTTATATTTTAACAAAAATGATGATTTAACCCCGAATCTACTTATTTTCCGTATTAATCCGAAAGAAGGCATCACATTGCTGCTGAACGCCAAGAAGCAAGGAGCGGATAGTCAGATTGTGCCGGTTGGGATGGAGTATTGCAATAATTGCGGGGACGCACCGCCAGAAGCATACGAAAGCCTACTGCATGACGCTATGCTTGGAGACTCTACTTTCTTTACACGTTGGGATGAAGTATCCCTGGCCTGGAAGTTTATTGATCCGATTCGGCGCGCATGGGATAAAAATCCACGTTCCCCGGAAGAATACGCCGCAGGTACGTGGGGGCCTGCCGAATCATACAAGATGATTATAAATGACGGAAAAAGATGGTGGACGGGTGAAAGTACCGAGGAAAGAAAAACAATCAAAGCGGTGGAACAGCAGAAATACCGAAAAGGGGAAAGCTAA
- a CDS encoding alpha/beta fold hydrolase, with translation MSVSRQLPFVLIHGAGGTKDKFRGLKERLGNISCLTLDLPGHGENTGSRCNTIEEYAEWANAQVAGQDVIVVGHSMGGMVGIEMAARNPDVKGLVLDASHYEMPVHPKILEDLAGGTFPDFLFKASYGKEVTPELLEEEQKQLSWVETIVVHDDFRACNEYRGADIFAKLDVPILAVYGSEDKLLPKGAAEKAKELNGNIQTKTVAGAGHYIMLEKPEEFAQALLGFREFLLAGV, from the coding sequence ATGAGCGTATCCCGACAGCTTCCGTTTGTATTAATTCATGGCGCGGGTGGGACTAAAGATAAATTTCGCGGCTTGAAAGAAAGGTTAGGCAATATTTCTTGCCTAACACTCGACTTGCCTGGCCACGGTGAGAATACGGGAAGCCGCTGCAACACGATTGAAGAATATGCAGAGTGGGCCAATGCACAAGTTGCAGGTCAGGATGTGATCGTGGTAGGGCATTCGATGGGCGGTATGGTAGGCATTGAGATGGCCGCCCGCAATCCCGATGTTAAGGGATTAGTGCTGGATGCCAGTCATTATGAGATGCCAGTGCATCCAAAAATTCTCGAAGATTTGGCGGGCGGGACGTTCCCGGATTTTCTTTTTAAAGCTTCTTATGGTAAAGAGGTAACACCTGAACTTCTTGAAGAAGAACAAAAGCAGCTCTCCTGGGTTGAGACGATCGTCGTACATGATGATTTCCGTGCATGCAACGAATATAGAGGTGCGGACATTTTCGCGAAGCTAGACGTTCCAATCCTAGCTGTCTATGGTTCGGAGGATAAGTTGTTGCCGAAAGGTGCTGCTGAAAAGGCGAAGGAATTGAACGGTAACATACAGACAAAAACGGTCGCAGGTGCCGGTCATTATATCATGCTGGAAAAACCGGAGGAGTTTGCGCAAGCATTGCTCGGGTTCCGCGAATTCTTACTTGCCGGAGTATAA